Proteins from a single region of Octopus sinensis unplaced genomic scaffold, ASM634580v1 Contig18051, whole genome shotgun sequence:
- the LOC115231284 gene encoding uncharacterized protein LOC115231284 — MYIMTAGTCKKSKLDISWLQGTELPHCIPSNAHLDREIYLGGPHEDIEVMTYTHAVKHGVRHLTVSAHHCYPIQEVFYFRDSSVSDKSTGNGTIAQVKNLKLSVDDPSVFEIPDICHKAPISPAPEMPLTLGLLPNFAKHFDY; from the exons ATGTACATAATGACTGCCGGAACCTGCAAAAAGAGCAAATTGGACATATCATGGCTTCAGGGCACCGAACTTCCCCATTGCATACCAA GCAATGCCCACCTAGACAGGGAGATATACCTCGGAGGACCCCATGAAGATATTGAAGTAATGACCTACACCCATGCAGTTAAACATGGAGTTCGACATCTGACTGTCTCCGCACATCACTGCTACCCTATCCAGGAGGTCTTCTATTTTAGAGATTCATCCGTCTCAGATAAATCCA CTGGAAACGGCACCATCGCCCAAGTGAAAAACCTCAAGCTGTCTGTTGATGATCCCTCCGTCTTTGAGATCCCAGACATATGCCACAAGGCACCAATATCT CCAGCACCTGAAATGCCCTTAACTCTGGGTCTTCTCCCAAATTTTGCCAAACATTTTGACTACTAG